From a region of the Zingiber officinale cultivar Zhangliang chromosome 4B, Zo_v1.1, whole genome shotgun sequence genome:
- the LOC121975957 gene encoding 16.9 kDa class I heat shock protein 2-like: MSIVRRSNIFDPFSLDIFDPFQGFPFDAFRSLAETRPGFVDETSAFANTRIDWKETPEAHVLKADLPGVKKEEVKVEVEEGGILQISGERTKEREEKKDKWHRVERSSGKFLRRFRLPENAKVDQVKASMENGVLTVTIPKEEVKKPEVKAIEISG; the protein is encoded by the coding sequence ATGTCGATCGTGAGGCGCAGCAACATCTTCGACCCTTTCTCGCTCGACATTTTTGATCCTTTCCAAGGCTTCCCCTTCGATGCCTTCCGCTCCCTCGCTGAGACGCGGCCAGGCTTCGTGGACGAAACCTCCGCCTTCGCCAACACCCGCATCGACTGGAAGGAGACCCCCGAGGCGCACGTGCTCAAGGCGGATCTCCCCGGCGTCAAGAAGGAGGAGGTAaaggtggaggtggaggaaggGGGGATCCTCCAGATCAGCGGCGAGCGCACCAAGGAacgagaggagaagaaggacaaGTGGCACCGCGTGGAGCGCAGCAGCGGCAAGTTCCTGCGCCGATTCCGCCTTCCGGAGAACGCCAAGGTGGATCAGGTTAAAGCGAGCATGGAGAACGGCGTGTTGACGGTGACGATCCCTAAGGAGGAGGTGAAGAAGCCGGAAGTGAAGGCCATCGAGATCTCCGGCTGA
- the LOC121975959 gene encoding 16.9 kDa class I heat shock protein 3-like, whose product MVLCWSRVNRSTKNKLETSITPSIPPYKCCANFNFEIVPTTERIILCSNMSLLQNMLLDPYGSIFHQFNDSGDDRIPMDWKETAAAHVLKADLPGFKKEDVKVEVEDGGVISITAKRSRDKKDDEGEEECTWHCSERRSSDGHLRRRRFRLPEDAKAEKVKASMENGVLTLVVPKEDANKPQVRSVEIEGGDGKKKRSEKGKKNKDEIVCCTFWHR is encoded by the coding sequence ATGGTGTTGTGTTGGTCAAGGGTAAACAGAAGCACGAAGAACAAACTAGAGACTTCCATTACTCCATCAATTCCTCCCTATAAATGCTGTGCCAACTTTAACTTCGAGATCGTACCAACGACAGAACGTATAATTCTCTGCTCTAACATGTCTCTGCTCCAAAACATGCTGCTCGATCCATATGGAAGCATCTTCCATCAGTTCAATGACTCCGGCGACGACAGAATCCCCATGGACTGGAAGGAAACCGCGGCGGCTCACGTCTTGAAGGCCGACCTCCCGGGGTTCAAGAAAGAGGACGTGAAGGTGGAGGTGGAGGACGGCGGCGTCATCTCCATCACAGCCAAAAGGTCGCGCGACAAGAAGGAtgatgaaggagaagaagagtgcACGTGGCATTGCTCGGAGAGGAGGAGTAGCGACGGGCACCTCCGGCGGCGGAGGTTCAGGCTGCCGGAGGACGCAAAGGCGGAGAAGGTCAAGGCGTCGATGGAGAACGGGGTGCTCACGCTGGTGGTGCCCAAGGAGGACGCGAATAAGCCGCAGGTGAGGTCGGTTGAGATCGAGGGCGGAGACGGCAAGAAGAAGAGGTCggagaaagggaagaagaacAAGGACGAGATCGTTTGCTGCACGTTTTGGCATCGTTAA
- the LOC121975958 gene encoding protein SAR DEFICIENT 1-like, which translates to MTAKRLRQDSDRDRDSSSDEERARRQIPSLSTVVREAMVFKSLQNVSLALEPLLRKVVQEEVEKGVIRSMRLFHRSSSMRIEAALESSSLKLVFRTQLSLPIFTGSKIDGAENKPLELVIVDARTGEPLSSPLQSPVRVEVVVLDGDFPAEDEPEWSTAEFQRNIVKQRTGKRPLITGDVNITMRDASAVISDLSFTDNSSWIRSRQFRIGARVVAGIHGQRIKEATTAAFMVKDHRGELYRKHYPPALEDEVWRLERIGKDGAFHKKLASAKIHTVQEFLKLLTVDPRLLRKILGIGMSDKVWEATIVHAKTCPVGDKLYLHQGSQCSLWLNPICEVVGIVYDDITLTLQQLSKHQRAIVHHLVKEAYHNWDRLEESHALFDHRILPQNLGTQRDGAESLTWYPVHQGIAVDCQIEDYEILDPALPGFD; encoded by the exons ATGACAGCCAAGAGGCTTCGCCAGGACTCTGATCGAGACCGCGACTCATCCTCCGACGAGGAGCGAGCCCGTCGTCAGATCCCTTCGCTTTCCAC AGTGGTCAGAGAGGCGATGGTGTTTAAGTCTCTGCAGAACGTTTCCTTGGCGTTGGAGCCGTTGCTTCGCAAAGTG GTGCAGGAAGAGGTGGAGAAAGGAGTGATCCGCAGCATGCGCTTGTTCCATAG GTCTAGCTCGATGCGCATAGAAGCGGCGCTGGAATCGTCGAGCTTGAAGCTGGTGTTCAGGACGCAGCTCTCGCTGCCCATTTTTACCGGAAGCAAAATAGACGGCGCGGAGAACAAGCCGCTGGAGCTCGTCATCGTCGACGCTCGCACCGGCGAGCCCCTGAGCTCGCCGCTGCAGTCGCCGGTCCGAGTGGAGGTGGTCGTGTTGGACGGAGACTTCCCGGCGGAGGACGAGCCGGAGTGGAGCACCGCCGAATTCCAGCGGAATATCGTGAAGCAGAGGACGGGAAAGAGGCCGCTGATCACGGGGGATGTCAATATCACCATGAGAGATGCCTCGGCCGTCATCTCCGATCTCTCCTTCACAGACAACTCGAGCTGGATCCGGAGCAGGCAGTTCAGGATCGGCgcgagggtcgtcgccgggatccACGGGCAGAGGATTAAGGAAGCCACGACGGCCGCCTTCATGGTGAAAGATCACAGGGGAGAAC TGTACAGGAAGCACTACCCGCCAGCTCTCGAAGACGAAGTGTGGCGGCTGGAGAGGATCGGAAAAGATGGAGCTTTCCACAAAAAACTCGCCTCTGCAAAAATTCATACTGTTCAAGAATTCCTGAAGCTACTGACCGTCGACCCTCGCTTACTCCGCAAG ATACTGGGAATTGGGATGTCAGACAAGGTGTGGGAAGCAACAATTGTTCATGCCAAGACCTGCCCTGTGGGAGACAAGCTTTATCTGCACCAAGGATCACAGTGCAGCCTCTGGTTGAACCCTATTTGTGAAGTGGTAGGGATCGTCTATGACGATATCACTCTCACATTGCAGCAACTAAGCAAGCATCAAAGG GCCATCGTGCATCATCTGGTTAAAGAGGCGTACCACAACTGGGACAGATTGGAAGAAAGCCACGCACTATTCGACCACCGGATTCTGCCCCAAA ACTTGGGAACGCAACGGGATGGAGCGGAATCGCTGACTTGGTATCCAGTTCATCAGGGGATTGCAGTCGATTGCCAAATTGAGGACTACGAGATCCTCGACCCTGCACTCCCCGGCTTCGACTGA